The DNA window tagtagataaatagaagataaagatattttcatatttttaaaatattatatatatattatttatatatattatatatatacatatatatattatatatatattatatataattataattataattattattacataaaatgcaaatattatatataataattatatataaatatttttatatataaaatttataaaatatattattatatatattaatataattatatatatatatatatattattattttgcaacaatatttcaatatttgtattaatattaatcatatattatatatatatatattttaaaattatataataatatatggagagagagagagaggggaggaaatgatagatatattaaataataatgtataagtatgtatgtatatataaatttttatattatataatatatatataatatatatatatatatatatgtgtgtgttgtgggtgtttgtgtgtgtgtggtgttgtgtgtgttggtgtgggtttggttgttttatggtgtggggtctgtgtgtgtatcctataaatattatatatatatatataattatatataattatatatatattttttatatataatattatatatattatatataatatattatatatattattatatatatatttacactttcaACTGTCCCCAAAATATatcaatgtgtttatatgtaatatatatatatataatatatatatatatatttatatttatatatatataaaatatatttgtattaaaagatagatatagatagataatagaagaaattaacatatataatatatttatatatatattaatatataaaataattatataatttttatataaatataaccacaccacacacacacacaccacacatatatatatatatatatatatatatagatatatatatatataatattaattatataaatatattttattttttatttatacattaaaatatatatatatatatatataaaatattatattttattatatataaatattattatatatgaaaaatatccctatatataaatgtgtatatatataaactagttttggggtgttgtgtttgtgtaatatgttatatatttataatatatatatatatataattattaattaattttataatatattttattatataatatttttatatttatataaataaatttatatatatatatataattttaattatttattaccaccactcaaaaacacaccacacacaccacacacaacacacacacacaccacacacacacacacagaaataattatattatatgttatatacttaaaatatatatatataaaatttatatatatatatatatatatattattaaaattttatattaattatatatatatatttatatattatatataatatatatttaaaaattttatagcatttctaaatgtatatattatatgtattcataaatgtattaataatatatattaatatatattatataatatatattaaaatatatatatatatattttaatttaattttacattatatattatataaatattatatatttaaaaaatatatatataatatataaatttttatatataaatttttattattatatttatatataatatattttttttttttttttttttttttttttttttttatatgcatttcaatatatttaaaataatatataatattatatatatataatatttataaatatatatatattatatatatttacattcacaatggccaataaatcaattttttttgtataattattatactattattatattatatatataattttatatatatatattatataatgatgatagatagataatagatgaatgatatagatatagatagtatagtatagattattttatatatttttttttttttatacataaaaatataaaataatataatattattattaaatgtgctccgccatgggtctttgtctctgtgcgaaacattttaacataaaggggacctgggaaaacatgcgAGGGGGGTGtagcggggagcggaggaacaaccgaAGACGCggggggtgctgctcctggaagACCTCGTGGTTCCCTTGGACCTATAacttttgttgccctgttataagcggtATCGGCAGTGTGACATGTGGTTCCCCCCGTATTGTCCCTTAGAAAGTGTAcggaaaataattgtaaaaagaaagactgtcattttgtgttttttttcgcccctccctcgccacttggcttttcccccgggggcgggACGCTGTGGTCTCGGTCCTCTTGTAGCTTTTTGTTTCACGACCCTGGGGATAACACGTCGTCTGCCTAGGCTTgtgtgggggcagagagacgggggCGGCCGGCGAAAAAATGGGTCGGGAGGGGGATTGTGATTTTTGATCAGTGCGAGCCCCGATTTATCAGGGGTCCAAAGATGGGGGCACCTAGGGAAGAGGCTATGGCTGAGGCAGGCACAACTGGGGGGAAGCCAGCCAGAGGGACCTATCCTCCCcatctggccggtatgagggggaaatggcacaaagggcagaaggggcacagagggcacgcgagcagggggcaccatctcgtcgagatgcaggcaaggaaggcgggGAAACATTCTGCGCTTGTTGGGTGCTAAGACAATTTGATCGGGAAAGAGGGAAACCCTCAGCATcccccgacaaggcctgcaacgcggaagagtgaactgatggggggaggtgcagactctaaggGCGGGGTTTCGGGCctggggggaagtgaagggaggaaaggcggcgtcacggggTTTAAAACGTTGAAGCGAGAGGAACAGGTTCTGGAAACAGATCCAGAGTGCGATTTACTGGGTCTGCCGGGGGGTCcgggcgggaaaacccccggggcagCAGCGGTGTCGCAGCCAGGGGTcctgcagaaggctgggacccATAAACAGCTCCCTtgggggtataggtggcggcaaaccccCCGGTCAACCCCCTCTttgggcctccctcccccccttcttccccccggtttttttattcACGGCACgcttccccaccctcacccctcggCCCCCGACATTCGTGGGGCAAACcgctgagtacgaggggaagtTGGCCGGGAGGcatatttcccccaaatttgaatGCGGGCATCTGCCCAGGCTGGAGCCGGGAAAAAAGGCCCTGCGctggtaacagcactaagggCCCCGGGGTGGAAGTTTGGGGCATTGCCCCACCCAAATGCCTCTTACCCCAGGTGGCGAGGCTTTGAAACCCCTTTTTCGGGCAcccccaccaggccgaggtatatcgggcccacttaaGAAGCGGATCGTGGGTGGgtgacactgtcccagctggcgcgggTTTGGGAGGCGCTGGTAggagtcgtaccctgcggctggggAAAGAGATGTTGGGGTCCGGCCCCCGTGATTTCTTTTTGACGCTTTACGGGACCgcactgcaaatctacgtcaagcagccCCCCTGAGATTgcgggtggcgctggcgagggttttttggggttcgGGGCCTTTCCCTGAAGGCAACCCcgtgcctagggccagctgccacccccgtgacccccgggggccgggaaggctaaagtggagaaggtagctttGGGGAAGGGAGCCTGAGAATTtcaaggtttgggttttgggggctgGGTGAGGAACACAGACGTATCGGTGtcggggaggggagaaaatgtcCTCTCAAACGGATTtgagccttccagcagtgctgcaaagaTGGGGCAGGTAGGGCACCAccgtgcatgtcctaaggctaagaaaTGGTACAGGCAAAAACTCGGAcgggtttggaaaagggggggccaaacccCCCGTCCTTGGTTcccggggccccgacttgggaaaGTGCCGTCGAACCGCACGATGCGGTGGGGGGCTCAGTAAGGGGAAGCCACCCCCTGACAGGGGACACGGGGGAAAGACCATGCGGCCTATATTTGGCCCTATGGATTCCGACCACCACGGAGACTGTGTTTTAAGGGGGGCATTGTGTGCCTCAAGGGCCGGGGGAGGCTGTATTGGgggggcagcatggtgcagcggctccggtgtatgtggccgatcgacGAGCACTTTTTTGCGggcccttgactacctgacgcagaaaAAGCGTGTGTCGACCTTTGGAGGAACTGGTGAGGGTGCGCGGTGAAGATGTCCCCCTGTTTCCAGGGGTTTGGGCTGTGAAAGTATTTGGCTGGCGACTGCCCCTTGCCCCAAGGACAGAGTCTAAATCCGGGTCGACTTCAAGAGGATGCGGggatagagggcctcgtggagcccaccaAACCTCAGCTGACGAGGCTAGGggtttgggcggagccttgttggccaGGGAGGGTTTTTTTACAGTTTGGTAGCTAACTTCCCCAATAAGGACCTAAAGTCCCGCGGGTGAAAGCTGGGCATTTGTAGGAATGGAGCACCCAGAAGCCCGTCGGGGAGCAGGAGTTGGTTAGTGTGGGCCTTTCCTGCTTCCTgggggacttggcgcaccggagcgccgcaaAACCTGCGGGGGCCAGACGAAAAGATGACTTTACCccatagcggcgatgaggacggggcgacgctgaccgagatgggacGGCATTTGACGGAAGGGCGATGCAAACGTCAATGGTGACCTGAGCCGGGTCTTGGGGCAGGAATCCCCCTTGGGTCCACTGCCAatctcctccgctcacaccccCTCCAGAGCGCCCCAGCGGAGCAAAAAAAGCCACGCTGGTTGAAAGATTTTTGGTTCTGAAAACTTTTACAATTACGGTTCTTTTTtttgaaggaaattttttttttttcctgaggactaattttatttaaaattttcttattttttttctttttggtatgtCAGACAGACGGGTcgtcgcttgataggggggggtagtgcacGCCCCTGGGTCTTTGTCCTGtggaaaaaatgtgttaacatgaaaggggccTGGCAAACAGACGACTGGGTGTGAGCGGGGGCGAGGAACAACCCCAGAgacccgggtttggggggggctccTGTGAAACCCCGTGGTGCCCCCTTTTACCTGGGaaactttttttgtatatatatatataatatatatatatatataattatatatatgaataattttatataataataataataatataatataaaatttccgtatatgaaatatataataattatatatatatataatatatataatataatatattaatatattatatatataatataattttaatttatatattatttatattaaaattatattttttatataatatttttatatattttattatatattatatatattatttaatttttttgcaaaatttttattaatgatattttttaaattttgaattttttcataatattaattatatatttatatataatattttaaaatatatatttaattttaatatatattttttatatatttatacaaacaaaatttaCCAGGTCACAGGGGaaaacgaggtcttcacaggggcagcACCCAAGCGTCCTCGGGTTGTTCCcccgctccccgctcacagcccgcGCGTCATGTTTCCCCGGTCCCTtatgttaaaacatgtttttCCCCAGAGACAAGACCCCTGGGgtacactatcccccctatcaagcagacccACCCCTCTGCTCTGAATAccccaaacatgaaacaaaaaacgtaaatttttaaaaaaattgtccccagaacaaaaaaaaattcttcaaaaaaaataacCGTAATTTTAAATCGTTCCAGAAACCAAAAATCTTTCAACCCGCTGGCTTTTTTTGCTCCGCTGGGGGCCtctggggaggggggcggaggtagttggcagtggcacccagaggggttctcctgccccaagacccgGCCATGGGCCCATTTACGTCCCGCTGCATCGGCCCCttccgtccaaatgctcgtcctcatctcggtcagcgtctgccctcCTCATCCCGCTACTGGGGGTAACGTCACTTCTCGTCTTGCCCCCGTCGGGTTTCGGCGCCCGGGCGCCAAGCCCCGAGGAAGTCAGCAACGGCCCCACATAACCAACTCCCCGCTCCCCGACGCCCTTTTTGGATGCCCACTTCCCCCCCACAAATGCCCCTTTTCACCGTGGCACCTTcagggccctttttggggaaattactaCCCCACGTAACTaaaacccccccctggtccaaaaaggctccccccaaccATACCCACATCAGCTGCAGGTTTTTGGGTGGCTCCAGAGGCccttactccacgcatcactcttgacagtcgacaccgattCTAGACTCGTCCTTGGGGCAAGGGGCGTCGCTCAGCCATAAAACTTCTCACAGCCAACCCCTGGAAGCAGGGGGACTCTTCACCCCGCAccccaccagcttccgtccaggGGCCCCGCACTCGCTTTACCCCGCgtcggtagtcaaggcccagcaaacagtgctcgtccagatcggccacatacacccggGACCCCTGCCCATGCTCCCAGCCaatgagcctccactggcccctttacTCAACAATGCCCTTTTACCCCAAGTCTCCGTGGTGTTCGGaaatcgcatagtggccaacattcaGGGCCGCACTAGGGTTTCTCAGCCCCAGGTCCACTGTCAGGGGGCCCTGGCTTCCATCTACTGGGCCCTCCCCGCATCGTCTGGTTCGACGGCACTTACCCCaatcggggcccgggaaaccaGGGCCTTTTGGGTTTTGGCCCCTTTCCAGCCTGTCCGATTTTCCGCTGTACATTTCCTTTTGCCtttggacatgcactcggatgggacCATCCTGCCCGTCTTTGCGCACTgcaaggcatcagaatccgtccgttgAGAGGACATTTTCGCTCCCCCCGACACCCACTACTCTGTgcctcctcaccgcagccccaacacaagccttggaaagttctcagGGTCACCCTTTCCCCAATGCCCCCCTTCTCCACTTTTGCCTTCCCCGGCCCGGGGGGCACAGCGGGGCTGACAGCTGGCCCCAGGCCCCTggttccttcaggaaggcctcgaactccaaagcCCTCCCCCGCGCCCCCTGCAATCCTAGGGTGGCCCCTtttacgtagatttgcagctgctgggccccgtaaagcgtcaacaaaaaaaatcacgggcCCGGGCCACATCACTCTCCCAGCCGCAGGTACGACCTCCCTTACCAgcgccccccatccccccactggGACAGTGTCCGCCCACTAGAGTCCCTTCTTTAAATGGGCCCATATACCCCCGCCCCGGGGGTGGTGCCCCaaaaggcgtttcaaagccttGCCCCCTGGTGTAAGAGGGATGTTGGGATGGGCAGAtccccaaaacttttcccccgCGGGGCCCTTTGTGCTGTTTCCCGCTCAGGCCTTTTTTTCCTGGCTCCACCCTGGCAAtcccgcatttcaaattgggggaaATTCCCCCCAAGGGCCCAATTCCCGTGACTCATGGCTACGCCTCACAGAAAGTctgaggccgaggggctgcaggtggGAACGGTGCCCTGACTAAccacccggggggaaaagggtagggagGCACGGGGGGTTGccggggccgagtttgccgccaccatcCCAAGGGACTGTTTGATGGGGGCCCCAGCCTTCTGCACGccatggctgcgacacgacgctgcgaggcccgggggtttctgcCCCGGGCCCCAGGGAGCCCCTTTTAAAaatgacactctggcatctttgccagaacctcgtctgccttctctgcttgcaacttaTACTCTgagccccttttttccttcctttccccctcaggccccgaacctccccttcaagtctgcacctcctccatcagttttcCCCTTCACCGTTGCAGGCCCTTTTCCGGGGTACTGCTGGGGGGGGTTTCCATTTACAGATGCAAAATTGCTCTGACACCTCAAAGTCGGCAGAACTGCCCTGcctttccttgcctgcatctcgacgaatggggccctgctcgcgtgccctttTGCCGCTCTTTGCCCTTTTTgccattcctccctcataccgggccGCAGGCATGATCAGGCCAtctgctcggcttcacctcagTTGTGCTGCCCCAgccatagcctcctctccctctctgcgccATCTTTTGGCCCATTATAAAACGGGGCTcgcactgatcaaatatcacaaatcccactcctgacacccttTTTTACCCGGCCCCCCTCGTCTCTCGCCCCCAACACAGGCAGCAGGCAACGACGTGTTATCCCCAGGGTCGTGAAATGAACAGCacaaaaggcaccgagcacccagGCCCCCGAAAACCCAGGGGGAAAAGCcaatggggaggcagggcacaaaaaaacacaaaaacgtctttcctttatttaccaatttttaccctacaatttttttttaggccaatacagggggaaaaccctcTTCACACGCAGATACCGCTTTTAACGGGGAACACAAGTTTTTTCAGGGGCCAAGGCACACCGAGGCTTTACAGGACGACCCAACCGCGTTTTTTCGGCTTGttccccgctcccccgctcacagccagctgcgtctgtTTTCCCAGGTCCTTTTTTAACAATGTTTTtgacagagacaagacccactggcagccctataaatatatatatttatatatatttatatataatgtataataaaaaaataaatatatataaataattcttattattctattatatttaactatatcatctatcatctatctatctatcatcgattaaatatatataaaaaattaaaataaaattaattagtttatacatattacattaaacCATTGATATTTTGGCACAtttgaaatgtatatattatatttttatataatatatattttaataattatatatattattatgtaaatatta is part of the Penaeus monodon isolate SGIC_2016 unplaced genomic scaffold, NSTDA_Pmon_1 PmonScaffold_6358, whole genome shotgun sequence genome and encodes:
- the LOC119571457 gene encoding leucine-rich repeat extensin-like protein 5, with the translated sequence MTRGLVAFFAPLGRSGGGVSGGDWQWTQGGFLPQDPAQVTIDVCIALPSNAVPSRSASPRPHRRYGVKSSFRLAPAGFAALRCAKSPRKQERPTLTNSCSPTGFWVLHSYKCPAFTRGTLGPYWGIDPDLDSVLGARGSRQPNTFTAQTPGNRGTSSPRTLTSSSKGRHTLFLRQPPPALEAHNAPLKTQSPWWSESIGPNIGRMVFPPCPLSGGGFPLLSPPPHRAVRRHFPKSGPREPRTGAAGYDSYQRLPNPRQLGQCHPPTIRFLSGPDIPRPGGGARKRGFKASPPGPGQMPAFKFGGNMPPGQLPLVLSGLPHECRGPRAFCRTPGCDTAAAPGVFPPGPPGRPSKSHSGSVSRTCSSRFNVLNPVTPPFLPSLPPRPETPPLEDNTGGTTCHTADTAYNRATKVIGPREPRGLPGAAPPASSVVPPLPATPPSHVFP